The nucleotide window AATAATTACAAATACTTGAATAGTAGTAAAAGGTAACATTATATTGTAGCTCCATTATAAAAAGTACAGGTAGGCTACAAACATTGAATATGATTTAAAAGAATAAAGTTacaatttaactttgaactttaacttttTCCTTGTGTCAATCTTCCAAAATGTGTAATTAATGAACCAAGAAAACTTAGCAAATATATGCAATAAGGCCCTTCAACAGTACTCTGATAAATATCAACCACAAGAATTACACACCATTCTTATTTGCACAAGACCTTGGCTTTAATGTCTTTTTTAAAGTAATTCATCACTGAAAATGCAGTTTTTCCTTCAGAACTGTGATGAAGTCTCAGCTTTAATTATAAGCTCTGTTCTGCACCAGAGACTAATACTTTTCTCATAGGCAGAAGAACCTTTGAAAAAACATAACTATAAATTGATATGCTAAGAAAATTAAGCAAGGGCTTGTCTCTTTATTTAGGACAATCCCAACCAGTCTTAGTTCCCCACGGTATGACTGCTGGACAGCACTTACCCTACACTGCATTATGGTAAAATGttaagatttaatttggctttggaGTTTTTCCATCCAGAACTTGCAGACTGGAATCTGCTCTAAGTGTACCAGTGCAACCTGGGATTTGACAGGACATTCCACAATGAAAATCCATCATATGGGCACAGTTGGTATGTTCTTCTAACATGTCTAGATTTTTTAACACAACTCTGGACGGGCTCAGGCAAAACTGTATCAGAATGATTATTTGATATCTTATTTAGATAGTGTAAACCTGATTTTAGACATCACAGCTAGAATAACCTCCACTCCACATCTGTCTTGTCAaacctttttaaaaatgttaactTCATATCAAACATTAATAGGCTAACACTCCAGAAGATCCAAGCCCATTCCTACTCCTCTGCCCTTTCCCTATAATCCTTAATTCTCTTACTGATTACAAGTCtatctcagctttaaatatacacaagaaTTTAGCTTCAACAGCGTTCTAGGGCAGTACACACAGCTATCCTTATCaaagttttaaatggatgctgtTTTATTCTGAGGGCGTGCCTTGTGGTTCTAGactcctggtgaacctcctcataACTGCCTTCAGTTCACAGTACTCTAGACATGAACCCACCACTGTCTTGTATGAATTTTCTACTTTTATATAGCAACCTCCTAAAAGAATTTATGCATTTTTAAAGCTTTATTATCACCCATACCTATATCATTAGCTTTACTTCGCAAATGCGAGATCCCTTTATGTTGCTCACTTTTCCTTCCGAAGTAATCTTGCTCAATCAGACTCCACTTGGCATCTTTTTCCCTGTTTAAAGGGAAGGAATTTTTCTCCCAGAGGTTGGTTGGAAATTAATTCATATATAGAATACTGTGAACTAGTCAGACTTCGACTTTCATATTTACGTGCACAAGAAAGCCGAAGCTGCTCTTAGTTATGAAGAGTAGTTTTGGTGAGCACCATCTGTTTAACTTACACACTAAGGCAACAACTCCTAGCTTTCCATTATTAAGAAATTTTTTGAATTTGTTTTGGTTTGGATTTAAGTCGATACTCGGTATTTTCTTGGATTTTAAGGATCTGAAAATATAGTTCCCTTCCAACTCCAAAGCAGCTTAAAAACATCTGCTCCAGCTTCCAAAAGCAAAACAGCCTTAGTATTTCCAGGGTGGGTTCAATTTGGCAGAACTTGGCTTGAGTCGATTGGCTGCAGCAGAATTTGACAAACTATCTGACCTTGGTCTAAGGCAATGCCGTGAGCCCGTGAATCCAGCAGAAACTGAAATTGGTCTACCCTGCAACTGTTTTACAATCCTGGGACCATTCTGTATTGAATCTTCTTTCACAGTCTCTTTTATAGAACTGTGCACCTCAGTCAAAGACTGTGACCTTCTTCGAAATGGGGTTCCATTAGGGGAGGCATTATTACTATCTGGCCGCTTCCAGTAATCAGTTTTGCCTTTATATTCAGTAGTAAAGTCAGTAGAAGTTTCCTTAGTGGTTGGACAAAATGGTTTCATTGGATTTCTTTTGGCGGATGGTAATTGGTTGCTGCCGGAATGAAATACATTTGAACTAATTTTGTGCAGCGAAGGAGACCACAGAAGTGGACGGATCTTTATTTTGTCATCCTTTGCAGTCCATGGTGCCTCCCAGCTTGCAGCATTTTGCCTTGGGCCAAAAAGAGACTCATCGCAATAGCTGGGTTTACAGCACTTTAACCTAAGTTAAAGAAGGAAATGAAAAGAATGACTATAATGCTAAATACAAAAGAAATcgattactttaaaaaaaaatatactcCACAATACTACTTATGCTTGGGTCATATTTAAATGGAATATATTATTGTATCTTTACAAATTGCAATTAATCATGcaacactgaactaatttcaAAGTCAGTATTTCTTCCTGTATTATGAAGCAAGTTCCACTCTTTCTAATTAAAGAGAATTCTCTACAAGATTATTGCTTCAGATCATCTAAAAGCTTGCCAGAACCATTAACAACACAAGGACTGTGTTAATGAACTGCATAATGTGGCAAGACTGCTCAGTGTGACTCCCCTCAGACATTATAATCTATTGCTACGATAAATTAAAGAACTCAGTATAAGTGGAGTTCATATGGTTAAATTAGCAGAATTCACTGCTGATACACACATGCAGCTATTCACTATGACAGGCACATCATATTACACATCATCCTTGGACAGGGTCCTtttttggcaggaggcagtgggaaAGGGTAGGAGACTGGAAAAATCAATTAATGGAGTCATACTTGAATCACATGATGTACAAATCACCACAGCATGCAGTACGGCAAAACTACTAATTTGTTAATGTAAAGATTAAATTTTAATCCAAGAAGTAGGTAAAAATGTTATTCTATTTTCTCCACTGCTTATGCTTTTATAATTACAAAATGCATTGAGAGGACCTAAATGTGACCAGAAAATAAGTTATTCAATTAATCTATAGTTATCTCACCATCTCACAGTTAAGGTGCACACCCAAACTTACTGCTCACATACACTAGCCATGTTACAACCATGACAGCCACATACATTGCATGACACTTATTGactgaatttatttatttggagaagaTGTGGATAACAGGAAGCCACAGTTAAAAACTAGGAAAACAAGCCATTCTtagaagactgtggaggccacTAAAGAAAGGATAATCAATTTATTTTGCAAGCATTTCAGCATGCTTCAGTTTATAAATTTGAACTGTAATTTGCATTTGCTGGTGACTTTTGAGTTTGTATTATTGCTCAGAGCACAGCGATGGTCAATGTGAAATGGTAAGGGATGTGAGACTTTTGATGAAAGGGGCACAGTGGTTGATGTTCCTCGATTTGCCCACAGATAGTCACACAGAATCACAGAACTACAGACAGCAGTGTTGTTTTCTCTTCCTTTTACTCCAGTTCCTGTTCTATATGCTTCCTCTTGCTGAACTTCTCACCCATGGGTACCAGACAACGTACTGTTGCATGTTTTGAATCAGaacaaaatattggaaatactgagcagatcaggcagcatccttggagagaaaaagagaggatGTATGTGTAACATCTATCTGAAGCAATAACTGTAttattttaattcagatttccagcatttacaccATTTTACTTCAGCTGAGTAGTGAGGACACCACCAATTAGCTAAAGCTTtgttttaagaatgttaactGATATGTTCTAGATTGTTTCTCCTAGCAGCATGGTTTTTATTGTACACCTACTGTATGTGTATACATGTGCATGGATTATTGAATGGGGTCATATACCCTGTCCCAATATTGTGTGCATGtgccagtcgtgcatgcagcctggtacagccattccgatctattcttacctccttcttcttactttttaatttacattattctttgtattttttttctcacggtaacacgtcgaagctgcaccctctctaacatgccggtagagagagttttatttgggttttttttagcgCTGTAAATGGTTACATcctgacacgcgggacagaagcaaggtcacatTGTGTATTCCAAGGACCAGccaatgccggccggtttagcgggcagagcggcggacacccctgctgaaattctgaggaaaacacacagaggatgcagagggggatcacaaagtcgagaaaagaggaccaggtcaagacaacagagacttatggagaagaggagttcggtgggtaataccgttccagctgactggaagtgcaatgagagcggtaagcgtaaagcagttgggtgcttactgatctggttagcaacagatggtgcaatccggggcatattacgatggaggaacgtgtttgcagactggatattgaacgttttactgttggactttggccacattccactgtgatacaatacttggcggcacgggaggtcgttcctgcctgtggccatcgaacgtgcagctcctccgtggagggtcagacaccctgagccaatagactggtcctgaacttattttccatctggcatagtttgcattttgtcatttgattgttggtggttctgtattgctatatttacgctctattcttggttggtgcagctgtaacaaaaccaaatttccctcaggattaatctATCTAAAAGTGAATAACCTTTGTAACAGTTGCCACATTTGACATGCCATTTTGTTTCAAAGAGACAGGCAACTACCATTGAATAAAGGAAGTGTGCTACCGTCAGAGTTACAGATGTTCACTTGCAATGATGCATTGTACATTGGCTAAACCATTGTCCAGTTGGTTTTAGTTCAGGAAAATGGCAGGTATCACTCAAGATGAACAAAAGGTATGATTAACCCGAGGTTTATAGAACTCTGCATTTTTGGGGGGCAAGCTGGAGatacgtttctaccaaaggaggtgcaaggcgctccttccctccactagcctgcaggttacctttggtcaaggtgtagcacctgctcagcccccacgttcagggtcacataaagccatgggagTAGATGGTGGATGGCCGCATGAGCACCTGAtgcatatctcaagtcctggctgagactgacaccaggcagacaatctctgaagagtattgataatggctaggatcatgtaaagacactgcccagaagaagggaaaGGCAAACCACTTAAGAAGAAAAGTtttccaggaacaatcatggtcaggaCTATGATCGTCCCAAGTCATATTACACGGCACAGAACGAatgaattaatttttttataaCATCAGTCTACCAGCTCCAGAATCTATTGGCAATTGTTTGATGCTTATGCTTGAACTACTAAACAAGATAGTGCTGACCACTGTTTCTATCTGGGAATTCTGGATCTTTTAGAGGCCAATTGCTATCTTAAACAAAATACA belongs to Mobula hypostoma chromosome 27, sMobHyp1.1, whole genome shotgun sequence and includes:
- the LOC134338332 gene encoding RBPJ-interacting and tubulin-associated protein 1-like, translated to MSAGIAISAVQPCRAGRKGHSRYRVGAKASYVDETLFGQSSKLQNSVDEFDPPWASTSRSGSQQPLLWSPSVSTRAEGDISQVPVPLKSGGSPMKKNKYRLKCCKPSYCDESLFGPRQNAASWEAPWTAKDDKIKIRPLLWSPSLHKISSNVFHSGSNQLPSAKRNPMKPFCPTTKETSTDFTTEYKGKTDYWKRPDSNNASPNGTPFRRRSQSLTEVHSSIKETVKEDSIQNGPRIVKQLQGRPISVSAGFTGSRHCLRPRSDSLSNSAAANRLKPSSAKLNPPWKY